Proteins encoded within one genomic window of Methanothrix harundinacea 6Ac:
- a CDS encoding thermonuclease family protein, producing the protein MLPMAIVISALLAGGGCLDNSPLGDLFPPGGGSEGPSPEASGLVTKVVDGDTFDVEGFGRVRLADVDAPEMDTPAGKASKFFAETILTGETVHLDVDDLRGRDRYGRWICLAYVEDPETGELINFNAMLVTSGHAVVKDFKDNEFDPTDWKIPDRL; encoded by the coding sequence ATGTTGCCGATGGCCATCGTCATCTCGGCCCTCCTCGCAGGAGGGGGCTGTCTGGACAATAGCCCCCTAGGGGACCTCTTTCCCCCAGGGGGAGGTTCGGAGGGCCCTTCGCCGGAGGCCTCGGGGCTCGTGACGAAGGTCGTAGACGGAGATACCTTCGACGTCGAGGGCTTCGGCCGGGTGAGGCTCGCCGACGTCGACGCCCCCGAGATGGACACCCCGGCGGGGAAGGCCTCCAAGTTCTTCGCCGAGACGATCCTCACCGGCGAGACGGTCCACCTAGACGTCGACGACCTCCGAGGAAGAGATAGATACGGCCGATGGATCTGCCTCGCCTACGTCGAGGACCCCGAGACGGGCGAGCTCATCAACTTCAACGCCATGCTGGTGACTTCAGGCCACGCCGTGGTGAAGGACTTCAAAGACAACGAGTTCGATCCCACGGACTGGAAGATACCCGATCGGCTCTGA
- a CDS encoding nucleoside deaminase: MKRDLEFMGAAMEEARAGLVEGGVPIGAVLVEEGRIIGRGRNRRVQEEDQLIHAEIDCLRNARRTGGYAGTTLYSTMMPCYLCAGAAVQFGIKRVVAGEAESAPEARAFMEAHGIDVVDLNLAEAKEILAEFIRRRPGLWDRFLAEVSPDLF, from the coding sequence ATGAAGAGAGACCTCGAGTTCATGGGGGCGGCGATGGAGGAGGCGAGGGCGGGGCTCGTCGAGGGGGGAGTTCCCATCGGCGCCGTCCTGGTGGAGGAGGGGAGGATCATCGGCCGAGGCCGGAACCGGCGGGTCCAGGAGGAGGATCAGCTTATCCACGCCGAGATCGACTGTCTCCGAAATGCGAGGCGAACGGGGGGCTACGCCGGCACGACCCTCTACTCGACGATGATGCCCTGCTACCTCTGCGCAGGGGCCGCCGTCCAGTTCGGGATAAAGAGGGTTGTGGCCGGAGAGGCGGAGAGCGCCCCCGAGGCGAGGGCCTTCATGGAGGCCCACGGGATCGATGTAGTGGATCTGAACCTGGCGGAGGCGAAGGAGATCCTCGCCGAGTTCATCCGGAGGCGCCCCGGCCTCTGGGACCGGTTCCTCGCCGAGGTGAGCCCCGATCTCTTCTGA
- a CDS encoding VOC family protein, translating into MPRVIHFEIPVDDPERAVNFYSEVFGWRLERWEPFDYWLAYTGEGPGIDGALKPRESPGEGTMNTIEVPDLEVAMAKVAIEGGEVISEIMTVPGVGRFARCRDPEGNVFGIMEMDEAPE; encoded by the coding sequence ATGCCGCGAGTGATCCATTTCGAGATCCCCGTCGACGATCCGGAGCGGGCCGTCAACTTCTACTCCGAGGTCTTCGGCTGGAGGCTGGAGCGCTGGGAGCCCTTCGACTACTGGCTCGCCTACACCGGGGAGGGGCCCGGGATCGACGGCGCCCTCAAGCCCCGGGAGAGCCCCGGCGAGGGGACGATGAACACCATCGAGGTTCCAGACCTGGAGGTGGCGATGGCGAAGGTCGCTATAGAAGGGGGCGAGGTGATCTCCGAGATCATGACGGTGCCGGGGGTCGGCCGCTTCGCCCGCTGCCGGGACCCGGAGGGGAACGTCTTCGGGATCATGGAGATGGACGAGGCGCCCGAGTGA
- a CDS encoding saccharopine dehydrogenase yields the protein MPKPTPPDPPSLREAFQGADLVIDAATTVPFIETTARAALAAGADWIDIHYPQAGVAVLEGLRPEIEGAGLAFVTQAGFLPGLPSVFARAAEGRFTRYRKAAASVAMRTDFDPGGAALELVEALGEYSAEVFRDGRWRGAGAREVRKVDFGPPLGVKTCYPTTLAEMRGLPEMLGVEELGAYVAGINWFVDGVVTPLAYLLGKVKSGLGRDRLAWLLVWGSKRFTPPGEAVAVVLEAEGERGGEEVLVRLRAGHDDVYGFTAMPVVSLLLQILDGTARKAGLSMMGHIVDPGRLLADLVRMGAEVEEGEEVRGRSSPRGEVDGG from the coding sequence ATGCCCAAGCCGACGCCTCCCGACCCCCCGAGCCTGAGGGAGGCCTTCCAGGGCGCAGACCTGGTCATCGACGCGGCGACGACCGTCCCCTTCATCGAGACGACGGCGAGGGCCGCCTTAGCCGCGGGGGCGGACTGGATCGACATCCACTACCCCCAGGCCGGGGTGGCGGTCCTCGAGGGGCTCCGCCCCGAGATCGAGGGGGCTGGCCTCGCCTTCGTCACCCAGGCGGGATTTCTTCCCGGGCTCCCTTCGGTCTTCGCTCGGGCTGCCGAAGGCCGCTTCACCAGATACAGAAAGGCCGCCGCCTCTGTTGCCATGAGGACCGACTTCGACCCCGGCGGTGCCGCCCTGGAGCTCGTCGAGGCTCTGGGCGAATACTCCGCCGAGGTCTTTAGGGACGGCCGGTGGAGGGGGGCGGGGGCCCGGGAGGTCCGGAAGGTCGACTTCGGCCCGCCCCTGGGGGTGAAGACCTGCTATCCGACGACCCTGGCGGAGATGAGGGGCCTTCCAGAGATGCTGGGGGTCGAGGAGCTGGGGGCCTACGTAGCCGGGATAAACTGGTTCGTCGACGGGGTGGTGACCCCCCTCGCCTACCTCCTCGGCAAGGTCAAATCGGGCCTGGGTAGAGATAGGCTTGCCTGGCTTCTGGTCTGGGGGTCGAAGAGGTTCACACCGCCGGGGGAGGCGGTCGCCGTCGTCCTGGAGGCGGAGGGGGAGAGGGGCGGCGAAGAGGTCCTCGTCCGCCTGAGGGCAGGCCACGACGACGTCTACGGCTTCACGGCGATGCCCGTCGTCTCCCTCCTCCTCCAGATCCTCGACGGGACGGCGAGAAAGGCGGGCTTATCGATGATGGGCCACATCGTCGACCCGGGGAGGCTCCTCGCGGACCTGGTCAGGATGGGGGCAGAGGTCGAGGAAGGGGAGGAGGTCCGGGGCCGATCCAGCCCCAGAGGAGAGGTGGATGGGGGTTGA
- a CDS encoding DUF333 domain-containing protein, giving the protein MADLMMASMTLIVALLAAAALAAPAAGIADPACVYCEALGYNCSNGNCTFPDGSSVPAWEFYRGKAGQKYSFCELQGYRIESRTEDMGGWTSEYAVCVFDDCSECGEEEHFAGTCGPSNCSSWTMAEGCRPPFELNGLLSMAARINNSVGRAAEDVLGWDVVRRGEDGICRSYYLAQEPLIGMTEPAEVDCPSGLRPFDRYMVGYEEAIASMRSMRCGTAFVNLTLSWPAAPEFGEPVWRITTDIGNEIVVGANCGLGGCRPAEQRTP; this is encoded by the coding sequence ATGGCGGATTTGATGATGGCATCTATGACCCTGATCGTCGCCCTCCTGGCGGCGGCGGCCCTGGCGGCCCCGGCGGCGGGGATCGCCGATCCGGCCTGCGTCTACTGTGAGGCCCTCGGCTACAATTGTAGCAACGGAAACTGCACCTTCCCCGACGGATCCTCCGTCCCGGCCTGGGAGTTCTACCGCGGGAAGGCGGGCCAGAAGTATTCGTTCTGCGAGCTTCAAGGATATCGGATCGAGAGCCGGACCGAGGATATGGGCGGCTGGACCAGCGAGTACGCCGTCTGCGTCTTCGATGACTGCTCCGAGTGCGGCGAGGAGGAGCACTTCGCCGGCACTTGCGGCCCTTCCAACTGCAGCTCCTGGACCATGGCCGAAGGGTGCCGGCCGCCCTTTGAACTCAACGGCCTGCTCTCGATGGCAGCCCGGATCAACAACTCCGTCGGCCGGGCCGCGGAGGACGTCCTCGGCTGGGACGTGGTTCGCCGGGGGGAGGATGGGATCTGCCGCAGCTACTACCTGGCCCAGGAGCCTCTGATCGGGATGACCGAGCCGGCGGAGGTGGACTGTCCCTCAGGCCTCAGACCCTTCGACAGGTACATGGTCGGCTATGAGGAGGCGATCGCCAGCATGAGGTCGATGCGTTGCGGCACCGCCTTCGTGAACCTCACCCTCAGCTGGCCGGCGGCCCCGGAGTTCGGGGAGCCGGTCTGGCGGATCACCACCGACATCGGAAACGAGATCGTCGTCGGCGCAAACTGCGGCCTCGGCGGATGCAGGCCGGCCGAGCAGAGGACCCCTTGA
- a CDS encoding cupin domain-containing protein: protein MLVKDLRRCRRFVAGDGTDICELLHPDREEEISMGYSLAHARLGPGEASTPHQLKSSSEVYFILEGRGRIHIDGESRDVGPDQAVYIPPGSIQHIENVGGGRLIFLCMVSPPWRKEEDEAA, encoded by the coding sequence ATGCTCGTCAAGGACCTGAGAAGATGCCGGCGGTTCGTCGCGGGGGACGGGACCGATATCTGCGAGCTCCTCCACCCGGACAGGGAGGAGGAGATATCCATGGGCTACAGCCTAGCTCACGCCCGGCTCGGCCCCGGCGAAGCCTCCACCCCCCACCAGCTGAAGAGCTCCTCGGAGGTCTACTTCATCCTGGAAGGTCGGGGCAGAATTCACATCGACGGCGAATCGCGCGATGTGGGACCCGACCAGGCGGTATACATACCGCCGGGGTCGATTCAGCATATAGAGAACGTCGGGGGCGGACGTCTCATCTTCCTGTGCATGGTTTCTCCTCCCTGGAGGAAGGAGGAGGACGAGGCGGCCTGA
- the fxsT gene encoding FxSxx-COOH system tetratricopeptide repeat protein — MIDLFLKGRRNPHFSGRSSTLKDLQDRLKDGPVLLLGPDGIGKSAIAEEYGRIHFSEYDHRLWVRAWDGAVLASDYASLAEPLGIPSEEDGDVSDLAGSVRAHFEERGRWLLVFDGAPFPEALDGFLPEGGGDVVVTSRSSGWPGWSALEVGPLDLQEAAGFLLQRTEREDASGAAALARELDRHPLSLELAAAYIRWTGASISRYLDDLRGRLAEPPARKLPGIPEPLAAVLEISVEQVGAVSQEGLDLLTLSAFLAPEDLPVDLLEKTAALLPESVELGIAALERRGLVRRGEGLLSVHPLVQAFAYSRLDEEERKAWAAETVRSVAGAFGSYIEDLATWPECRRLLPSALFSTRRVEEVGGGSEEASLLLSQVGLYLHRRGDLRGSKGVLETLIVIDERLHGPDHPELATDLNNLGSVLRALGDLLGARRSFERAIAIEESQPTPDRLKIAIRENNLGTVLRALGDLPAAVAAFERALAIDREAYGPNHFKTAIRLNNLGEVLQEMGDLEGARDSYQRAYRVFSQILGPGHHYTRRAEENLVSLREEGSG; from the coding sequence ATGATAGACCTATTCCTGAAGGGCAGAAGAAACCCCCACTTCTCCGGCCGGAGCTCGACCTTGAAAGATCTCCAGGACCGCCTCAAAGATGGCCCCGTCCTCCTCCTCGGCCCCGACGGCATCGGCAAGAGCGCCATCGCCGAAGAGTACGGCCGGATCCACTTCAGCGAATATGACCACAGGCTCTGGGTCAGGGCCTGGGACGGCGCGGTCCTCGCCTCCGACTACGCCTCCCTCGCCGAGCCCCTCGGGATCCCCTCCGAGGAGGATGGGGACGTATCGGACCTGGCGGGGTCCGTCCGGGCCCATTTTGAGGAGAGGGGGAGGTGGCTCCTCGTCTTCGACGGAGCCCCCTTCCCTGAGGCCCTGGACGGATTTCTCCCGGAGGGTGGGGGCGACGTCGTCGTCACATCCCGGAGCTCCGGATGGCCGGGGTGGTCGGCCCTGGAGGTCGGGCCCCTCGACCTCCAGGAGGCGGCCGGGTTTCTCCTTCAGAGGACGGAGAGGGAGGACGCCTCCGGAGCGGCGGCCCTGGCCCGGGAGCTGGACCGCCATCCTCTCTCCCTGGAGCTGGCGGCGGCCTACATCCGCTGGACGGGAGCTTCGATCTCCAGGTACCTGGATGATCTGAGAGGCCGCCTGGCCGAACCCCCCGCCAGAAAGCTCCCCGGCATTCCCGAACCCCTGGCCGCCGTCCTGGAGATCTCGGTAGAGCAGGTCGGAGCCGTCTCCCAGGAGGGGCTGGATCTCCTCACCCTATCGGCCTTCCTCGCCCCCGAGGATCTCCCCGTCGACCTTCTCGAAAAGACCGCCGCCCTCTTGCCCGAGTCGGTGGAGCTGGGGATCGCGGCCCTGGAACGGCGGGGCCTGGTGAGGCGGGGCGAAGGGCTCCTATCGGTCCATCCTCTGGTCCAGGCCTTCGCCTACAGCCGCCTTGACGAGGAGGAGAGGAAGGCCTGGGCCGCCGAGACGGTGCGGTCCGTCGCGGGCGCCTTCGGCTCTTATATCGAGGACCTGGCCACCTGGCCGGAATGCCGCCGTCTCCTCCCCTCCGCCCTCTTCTCCACCCGGAGGGTCGAGGAGGTGGGAGGCGGCTCCGAGGAGGCCTCCCTCCTCCTGAGCCAGGTCGGCCTCTACCTCCACCGGAGGGGGGACCTCCGGGGGTCGAAGGGGGTCCTAGAGACGCTTATCGTCATCGATGAGAGGCTCCACGGCCCCGACCATCCGGAGTTGGCCACAGACCTCAACAACCTGGGGTCGGTCCTCCGGGCCCTCGGCGACCTTTTGGGGGCGAGGAGGTCCTTTGAGAGGGCTATCGCCATCGAGGAGTCTCAGCCGACGCCGGACAGGCTGAAGATAGCCATCAGGGAGAACAACCTGGGGACGGTCCTCCGGGCCCTCGGGGACCTTCCGGCCGCCGTCGCCGCCTTCGAGAGGGCCCTCGCCATCGACCGGGAGGCCTACGGGCCAAACCACTTCAAGACCGCCATCCGCCTGAACAACCTGGGGGAGGTCCTCCAGGAGATGGGCGACCTGGAGGGGGCCCGGGATAGCTACCAGCGGGCCTATCGGGTCTTCAGCCAGATCCTGGGCCCCGGCCACCACTACACCCGGCGGGCGGAGGAGAACCTCGTCTCCCTCCGAGAGGAAGGCTCAGGCTGA
- a CDS encoding queuosine precursor transporter: protein MDLVPIFWAAATLAIVTASAILAARRGPEIAVGVFASLTVLANLLAVKTISFGPFIAPAAVLVYASTFLLTDILSELFGKEKARLAVWAGLAANVVMLVSVLIALRWSASPLMDPGLASSFDAVYGFAPRVVAASMVAYLVSQHHDVWAYHFWKEKTGGKRLWLRNNASTAASQAIDTLIFITLAFYGILPNSVLIQMMVGQYAIKLLIAALDTPFIYLAVAAARRAGGG from the coding sequence ATGGACCTCGTCCCGATCTTCTGGGCGGCGGCGACCCTCGCCATCGTCACCGCCTCGGCGATCCTCGCAGCCCGCCGGGGACCTGAGATCGCCGTCGGAGTCTTCGCCTCCCTGACGGTCCTCGCCAACCTTCTCGCCGTCAAGACCATCTCCTTCGGCCCCTTCATCGCTCCGGCGGCGGTCCTCGTCTACGCCTCCACCTTCCTTTTGACCGACATCCTGAGCGAGCTCTTCGGGAAGGAGAAGGCGAGGCTTGCGGTCTGGGCGGGTCTCGCCGCCAACGTGGTGATGCTCGTCTCCGTCCTCATCGCCCTCCGGTGGTCGGCATCGCCGCTGATGGACCCGGGCCTCGCCTCCTCCTTCGACGCCGTCTACGGCTTCGCCCCCAGGGTCGTGGCCGCCTCCATGGTGGCGTACCTGGTAAGCCAGCATCACGACGTCTGGGCCTACCACTTCTGGAAGGAGAAGACCGGGGGGAAGAGGCTCTGGCTCAGGAACAACGCCTCAACGGCCGCCTCCCAGGCGATCGACACCCTCATCTTCATCACCCTCGCCTTCTACGGCATCCTTCCAAACTCGGTCCTGATCCAGATGATGGTGGGGCAGTACGCCATAAAGCTCCTCATCGCCGCCCTGGACACCCCCTTCATCTACCTGGCGGTGGCGGCGGCCCGAAGGGCGGGAGGAGGATGA
- a CDS encoding replication factor C small subunit: MKEEIWIEKYRPMSLDDVVGQEEIVKRLKSYVRSRNVPHLLFSGPPGVGKTAAAISMVRELFGEEWRGNFIELNASDERGIDVVRHKVKDFARIAPLGNAEFKVIFLDEADALTNDAQSALRRTMERYSSICRFVLSCNYSSKIIEPIQSRCAVYRFRSLSEEAVSERMKTIAEAEGVKVTPEGMRAIVYVARGDMRKAINALQAASLMEESVTEETIYQITATARPEQIRDLMKTALAGNFTQARSLLDDLLLVQGLSGEDVIIQIHRQTLSLLDSHELSGPTLVRLMDRIGEIDFRMTEGANERIQLEALLAYFALAGTEG; the protein is encoded by the coding sequence ATAAAAGAGGAGATCTGGATCGAGAAGTACAGGCCGATGAGCCTGGACGACGTGGTGGGCCAGGAGGAGATCGTCAAGAGGCTCAAGTCCTACGTCAGGAGCCGAAACGTCCCCCACCTCCTCTTCTCAGGCCCCCCCGGCGTCGGCAAGACCGCCGCCGCCATCAGCATGGTGAGGGAGCTCTTCGGAGAGGAGTGGCGGGGAAACTTCATCGAGCTGAACGCCAGCGACGAGCGGGGGATCGACGTCGTCCGCCACAAGGTGAAGGACTTCGCCCGGATCGCCCCCCTCGGCAACGCCGAGTTCAAGGTGATCTTCCTCGACGAGGCGGACGCCCTGACGAACGACGCCCAGTCCGCCCTCCGGCGGACGATGGAGAGGTACAGCTCCATCTGCAGGTTCGTCTTATCCTGCAACTACTCCTCCAAGATCATCGAGCCGATCCAGTCGCGGTGCGCCGTCTACCGGTTCAGGTCCCTCTCCGAGGAGGCGGTCTCCGAGAGGATGAAGACGATCGCCGAGGCGGAGGGGGTGAAGGTGACCCCGGAGGGGATGAGGGCGATAGTCTACGTCGCCAGGGGTGACATGAGGAAGGCGATCAACGCCCTCCAGGCCGCCTCCCTGATGGAGGAGTCGGTGACGGAGGAGACGATCTACCAGATCACCGCCACCGCCCGCCCCGAGCAGATCCGGGACCTGATGAAGACCGCCCTCGCCGGCAACTTCACCCAGGCCCGGAGCCTCCTCGACGACCTCCTCCTCGTCCAGGGGCTCTCCGGAGAGGACGTCATAATCCAGATCCACCGGCAGACCCTCAGCCTCCTCGACTCCCACGAGCTCTCCGGACCGACCCTGGTGAGGCTGATGGACAGGATCGGCGAGATCGACTTCAGGATGACGGAGGGGGCGAACGAGCGGATCCAGCTGGAGGCGCTCCTCGCCTACTTCGCCCTCGCCGGCACCGAGGGCTGA
- a CDS encoding ferritin family protein, producing the protein MPEFANPFSGLACDRKLTPEELIRAIRYMIAAEYEAVQLYMQLAESTDDELAKAVLVDIADEERVHAGEFLRLLQELAPDEEEKYEEGREEVEEIIEELGE; encoded by the coding sequence ATGCCAGAGTTTGCCAACCCCTTTTCAGGCCTCGCCTGCGACCGAAAGCTCACCCCCGAGGAGCTGATCCGGGCGATCAGGTACATGATCGCCGCCGAGTACGAGGCGGTCCAGCTCTACATGCAGCTTGCTGAGTCTACGGACGATGAGCTGGCTAAAGCCGTCCTCGTCGATATCGCCGACGAGGAGCGGGTCCACGCCGGAGAGTTTCTTAGGCTCCTGCAGGAGCTAGCCCCCGATGAGGAGGAGAAGTACGAAGAGGGGAGGGAAGAGGTGGAGGAGATCATAGAGGAGCTGGGAGAGTAG